One segment of Strix aluco isolate bStrAlu1 chromosome 4, bStrAlu1.hap1, whole genome shotgun sequence DNA contains the following:
- the TLR3 gene encoding toll-like receptor 3 isoform X1 → MLRLNSGKLRLADKTMGSAVLWWSSLSVRLVSVCLLCASVGKQCQIRNEMADCSHLKLSQIPSDLPNNITGLDISHNQLRQLGPANLTKYSQLVYLNAGYNSISKLQPELCQNVPLLQILKLEHNELYKLPDRVFASCTNLTELNLGYNRIDIKNDPFKSLENLNILDLSHNFLKSANLGLQQQLKNLRELMLDSNQITELKKEDFSFLSNTSLNSLDLSSNPLKEFHTGCLHAIANLFGLVLNDVELGENLTKKLCTELSNTAIQNLSLSHVKLSYIGKSTFQGLQGTNLTVLNLSQNSLSVIEDDSFQWLSSLQYLNLKHNNIHVSSRLFYGLSSLKHLNLINSLTGKIEDFSFHWLYHLEYLIMDNNNFPGITANMFTGLNNLRYLSLCNCNINLQRITNKTFSSLANSSLQVLNLTKTRISTIESGAFSSLGHLKILDLGLNEISQVLTGHEFKGLDNIQDIYLSYNKNLALRSESFIFVPSLRKLMLRKVGCSDLALSPSPFHPLQNLTVLDISNNNIANVKEDLFDGLHKLDILDLQHNNLARLWKHANPGGPVLFLKDLPNLRILNLKSNGLDEIPVQVFKGLFQLKNLDLGSNNLNLLPATLFDDQASLNSLNLQKNLITSVEEKVFGPAFKSLRILEMDSNPFDCTCESIAWFADWLNVTQAYIPGLRSQYICNTPPKYHGSLVLHFDSSACKDSAPFKLLFVISTTNVILLIFIVLIIHFEGWRIAFYCNIVVNRTLGFKELDRQQEEFDYDAYVIHARQDKNWVSKNFISLEKKNHFQIRFCLEERDFEAGISEFEATVNSIKKSRKIIFVVTEHLLQDPWCKNFKVYHALQQAVEQSRDSIILIFLHDIQDYKLYHALHLRRGMFRSRCILNWPAQKERVK, encoded by the exons ATGCTGAGACTTAACTCTGGAAAATTGAGGTTGGCAG ATAAAACAATGGgaagtgctgttctttggtggaGCAGCTTATCTGTCAGACTGGTGTCTGTCTGCTTGCTGTGTGCATCAGTTGGGAAGCAATGTCAGATCCGAAATGAAATGGCTGACTGCAGTCACCTAAAGCTGAGTCAAATTCCTTCTGATCTCCCGAACAATATAACGGGTTTGGACATTTCTCATAATCAGCTAAGACAGCTAGGTCCTGCAAATCTCACCAAGTACAGCCAGCTGGTTTACTTGAACGCAGGCTACAACAGCATCTCTAAACTGCAACCAGAATTGTGCCAAAATGTGCCCCTGTTGCAGATTCTGAAGTTAGAACATAATGAATTGTATAAGCTCCCTGACAGAGTCTTTGCTTCCTGCACCAATCTGACTGAGCTCAATCTAGGATACAACAGAATAGATATAAAAAATGATCCTTTCAAATCCCTGGAG AATTTGAATATTTTGGACCTATCTCATAATTTTTTGAAGTCAGCAAATTTAGGATTGCAGCAACAGTTGAAGAACCTTCGTGAGCTCATGTTGGATAGCAATCAAATCACTGAGTTAAAAAAGGAGGACTTCAGTTTTCTCAGCAACACCTCATTGAACAGTCTTGATTTGTCATCAAATCCACTGAAAGAG tttcacACAGGATGTTTACATGCAATTGCAAATCTGTTTGGTCTTGTACTAAACGATGTTGAACTTGGTGAAAATCTCACAAAGAAACTTTGTACAGAATTATCAAACACAGCGATTCAGAATCTCTCACTGAGCCATGTGAAGCTTTCATACATTGGCAAGTCAACTTTCCAGGGACTGCAAGGAACAAATCTTACAGTTTTAAACCTTTCCCAAAATTCTCTGTCTGTGATAGAAGATGACTCATTTCAGTGGCTTTCAAGTTTACAGTACTTAAACCTGAAGCATAATAACATTCATGTATCTTCACGTTTATTTTATGGATTATCCAGCCTCAAACATCTGAATCTGATAAATTCACTTACTGGGAAAATTGAAGATTTTTCCTTCCATTGGTTATACCACCTGGAGTACCTTATAATGGATAATAACAATTTTCCAGGAATTACTGCTAATATGTTCACAGGTCTGAACAATCTGAGATACCTGAGTCTCTGTAACTGCAACATAAACTTACAAAGAATaactaataaaacattttcatcacTTGCTAATTCCAGTTTGCAGGTTCTCAACCTCACAAAAACAAGAATCTCTACAATAGAAAGTGGGGCATTTTCTTCCTTGGGACACCTGAAAATTCTCGATCTTGGTCTCAATGAAATTAGTCAAGTGCTCACAGGTCATGAGTTTAAAGGCCTCGATAATATACAAGATATTTATCTTTCCTATAATAAAAACTTGGCTTTGCGAAGTGAATCATTCATTTTTGTCCCAAGCCTTAGAAAACTGATGCTGAGGAAGGTAGGTTGTAGTGATCTGGCACTTTCTCCCTCGCCTTTTCATCCTCTACAAAACCTGACTGTCTTGGACATCAGCAACAACAATATAGCAAATGTAAAAGAAGACTTGTTTGATGGACTTCACAAACTTGACATTCTGGATTTGCAGCACAATAATTTAGCCCGACTTTGGAAACATGCAAATCCAGGTGgccctgttctttttttaaaagatcttccTAACTTGCGTATTCTCAATTTAAAATCAAATGGGCTTGATGAGATTCCAGTTCAGGTTTTCAAGGgcttgtttcaattaaaaaacctGGATTTGGGATCAAATAATTTGAATTTGCTTCCAGCAACTCTGTTTGATGACCAAGCCTCTCTGAATTCATTGAaccttcagaaaaatctgataaCTTCAGTTGAGGAAAAAGTGTTTGGTCCAGCTTTCAAGAGCTTGAGAATACTAGAGATGGATTCCAATCCATTTGATTGCACCTGTGAAAGCATAGCTTGGTTTGCTGATTGGCTTAATGTGACCCAAGCATATATACCTGGATTGAGGTCCCAGTACATTTGCAACACCCCACCTAAATATCATGGTAGTCTGGTGTTGCATTTTGATAGCTCAGCCTGCAAAGACAGTGCTCCATTTAAACTTCTGTTTGTGATCTCTACTACTAATGTGATACTACtcatttttattgttcttatCATACATTTTGAAGGATGGAGAATAGCTTTCTACTGCAATATTGTAGTAAATCGAACACTTGGTTTTAAAGAACTTGACAGACAACAGGAAGAGTTTGATTATGATGCCTATGTTATTCATGCAAGACAGGACAAGAATTGGGTGTCTAAGAATTTcatctctctggaaaaaaagaaccaCTTTCAAATTAGGTTTTGTTTAGAAGAACGGGACTTTGAAGCAGGCATATCTGAATTTGAAGCCACAGTTAACAGTATAAAAAAGAGcaggaagattatttttgttgtgaCTGAACACCTCTTACAGGATCCCTGGTGCAAAAA ttttaaGGTGTATCATGCTCTTCAGCAAGCTGTTGAACAAAGTCGGGACTCCATCATACTGATCTTTCTTCATGATATCCAAGATTACAAGTTGTATCATGCACTTCACCTGAGAAGAGGAATGTTCAGATCCCGCTGCATCTTGAACTGGCCAGCCCAGAAAGAACGA GTGAAGTGA